A part of Cannabis sativa cultivar Pink pepper isolate KNU-18-1 chromosome 6, ASM2916894v1, whole genome shotgun sequence genomic DNA contains:
- the LOC115695295 gene encoding uncharacterized protein LOC115695295 codes for MTETRSSIKDLLTRMGQLETQIATCPQGNLPSTIEVNPKEHCKAITVRSGKKYEGPDEGHSVEEETRDQPAPVSTKRRLLKLLHQDQPLEEIPSYVKFMKEILSKKRKMEDYETVALTEGCSTILQKKLPPKLRDPGSFTIPCTIGRIEGINALCDLGASINLMPLSVFRRLKLAEAKPTTVTLQLADRSLAHPRGVIEDVLVKVDKFIFPADFIVLDMEEDSNVPIILGRPFLATGQALIDI; via the exons ATGACAGAGACTAGATCATCCATTAAAGACTTACTGACTCGGATGGGGCAGTTGGAAACTCAGATAGCAACTTGTCCTCAAGGGAACTTGCCTAGTACAATAGAGGTCAATCCAAAAGAACATTGCAAAGCAATTACCGTGAGAAGCGGGAAGAAGTATGAAGGGCCTGATGAGGGGCATTCAGTGGAAGAAGAGACTCGGGATCAACCGGCACCGGTATCAACAAAAAGAAGACTACTGAAACTCCTCCACCAAGACCAGC CCTTGGAAGAAATTCCTAGCTacgtgaagtttatgaaggagaTCTTGtcgaagaagagaaaaatggaaGACTATGAGACAGTGGCATTGACCGAGGGTTGTAGCACCATATTGCAGAAGAAACTTCCCCCCAAACTCAGAGATCCTGGGAGTTTCACCATTCCTTGCACCATCGGGAGAATAGAAGGAATAAATGCATTGTGTGACTTAGGAGCCAGCATTAACTTAATGCCTCTGTCGGTTTTCAGAAGATTGAAGTTGGCTGAGGCAAAGCCAACTACAGTAACCTTGCAACTGGCTGATCGATCACTAGCTCATCCAAggggagtcattgaggatgtatTAGTAAAAGTTGATAAGTTCATCTTCCCAGCTGACTTTATTGTTCTGGACATGGAAGAAGATAGCAATGTCCCAATTattcttgggagaccattcttAGCAACTGGTCAAGCATTGATCGATATTTAG
- the LOC115695296 gene encoding uncharacterized protein LOC115695296, whose amino-acid sequence MSRQQLKKFFSEEKHYYWEEPILYKHCADQIIRTCVPEEEIGTRTAAKVLQSGFFWPTLFKDANDFVKACDRCQRTRNNSRRNEMPLTATATPANVGKTVLSFFQKYIFTRFGTPRAIISDEGSQFYNKQFEVLLSRYGVRHRTVLPYHPQSNGQAKIFNREIKMIFEKTMQRSRKDWS is encoded by the exons ATGTCTCGTCAACAATTGAAAAAGTTCTTTTCAGAGGAAAAACATTACTACTGGGAAGAGCCAATTCTTTACAAGCACTGCGCCGATCAGATAATAAGGACATGTGTGCCTGAAGAAGAGAT TGGCACAAGAACTGCTGCGAAGGTTCTtcaaagtggattcttttggccgACTCTTTTCAAAGATGCTAATGACTTTGTGAAGGCATGCGATCGTTGTCAGAGAACAAGGAACAATTCTAGaagaaacgaaatgcctttgacag CTACTGCAACTCCAGCTAATGTTGGTAAAACAGTCTTGTCTTTCTTTCAGAAATACATATTCACTCGTTTTGGAACTCCCCGAGCAATCATTAGTGATGAAGGGAGTCAATTTTACAATAAACAGTTTGAAGTTCTGCTATCCAGATATGGTGTTCGCCATAGGACTGTTCTACCTTACCACCCACAGAGTAATGGCCAAGCTAAAATTTTTAACCGGGAGATCAAGATGATATTTGAGAAAACAAtgcagagatcaaggaaagattggtcatgA